The proteins below are encoded in one region of Ostrea edulis chromosome 3, xbOstEdul1.1, whole genome shotgun sequence:
- the LOC130053177 gene encoding perlucin-like, with protein MDIVTSLFVLSATATVHGASFNPCPDSWYLHGRSCYGFVKDIKTDWIEAGAFCERFSSFLVEVDTKDENDFLRNHIGTNHDTYWLGATDAFSDGNWIWVGNQRPLTFLGWSPGEPANGAGAACLTLAGNLNHHWNDDYCDRKYGFICEKEIELAMGGGGLVG; from the exons ATGGATATTGTAACTTCGTTATTCG TCCTTTCAGCCACTGCAACAGTTCATGGGGCATCATTTAATCCATGTCCTGACTCATGGTACTTACATGGGCGCTCGTGTTATGGATTTGTTAAAGATATCAAAACCGACTGGATCGAAGCAGGG GCATTCTGCGAGAGGTTCAGTTCTTTCCTGGTGGAGGTTGATACAAAGGATGAAAATGACTTCTTACGAAACCACATAGGAACAAATCACG ATACATACTGGTTAGGCGCCACGGATGCATTCTCAGATGGCAATTGGATATGGGTTGGCAATCAGCGCCCATTGACATTCTTAGGGTGGTCCCCTGGAGAACCAGCCAATGGTGCAGGTGCAGCTTGCCTGACGTTAGCGGGGAATTTAAACCACCACTGGAACGATGATTATTGTGATCGGAAATATGGCTTTATCTGTGAAAAAGA GATTGAACTAGCTATGGGTGGAGGAGGATTAGTCGGTTGA
- the LOC130046275 gene encoding S-adenosylmethionine-dependent methyltransferase Rv2258c-like encodes MENSEKDEKNKQTSDGVDTVEKIIEDTVADGLHAMVLALGYRVGIVDALYRLETPCTDREISDEAGLNLRYVQEWLICMTTKGIIRYDNEKYSLPCSEQVQRAVLMSAVLPMFADCLLKLEPAMRDKEHNTGYPFPQKDLEWLGKFNEVNTFNSHWVESNLGTVFKRHFKDSQEQIKDILDFGCGYGKLSQQLAETYQYFNITGVDIDEQSIRHCQKTYKCPNLHFTSSKDISSTLNIRFDVIILMEVLHDLPDPGQVLSELRTVLKPDGCIVTFDPNISSDISTNIGSKAAKIHLPFSVFFCLPNSMSKSPAVGHGAGWGVEDRRNFITEHGFTILNIDNNSVDPQYSRLVFKNSMK; translated from the exons ATGGAGAATTCTGAAAAAGACGAAAAGAACAAGCAAACCTCCGACGGAGTAGACACTGTTGAGAAAATTATTGAAGACACAGTGGCAGACGGACTACATGCGATGGTGCTAGCCCTAGGTTATAGAGTGGGCATTGTTGATGCATTGTACAGACTGGAAACCCCTTGTACAGACAGAGAGATCAGCGATGAAGCCGGATTAAACCTGAG ATATGTACAGGAATGGTTGATCTGCATGACAACGAAGGGGATCATCCGATACGACAATGAAAAATATAGCCTTCCCTGCTCTGAACAAGTTCAAAGGGCTGTTCTCATGTCCGCCGTATTACCAATGTTTGCAGATTGTCTGCTAAAATTGGAGCCTGCAATGCGAGACAAGGAACATAACACTG GTTACCCTTTTCCACAAAAAGATTTGGAATGGCTCGGGAAGTTCAATGAAGTAAACACGTTTAACAGTCATTGGGTGGAAAGTAATTTAGGAACAGTTTTCAAAAGACATTTCAAAGATTCGCAAG AACAAATAAAGGACATTTTAGACTTTGGTTGTGGATACGGCAAACTCTCTCAGCAACTTGCAGAAacatatcaatatttcaatatcactGGTGTGGATATTGACGAACAATCCATTCGTCACTGCCAGAAAACATACAAGTGTCCGAATCTGCATTTTACAAGTAGTAAGGACATATCTTCGACTTTGAATATTAGATTTGATGTCATCATATTGATGGAAGTTCTACACGATCTTCCAGATCCAGGGCAAGTTTTATCAGAGTTAAGAACAGTCCTCAAACCTGATGGATGTATTGTAACATTTGATCCCAATATATCCTCTGACATTTCTACAAATATTGGAAGCAAAGCTGCAAAGATTCATCTACCATTCAGCGTGTTCTTCTGTTTACCAAACAGTATGTCAAAGAGTCCAGCTGTTGGACATGGGGCTGGCTGGGGAGTGGAAGATAGACGAAATTTTATCACGGAACATGGTTTTACTATTCTTAATATTGATAATAACTCCGTTGACCCTCAATATTCTAGATTggtgtttaaaaattcaatgaaatgA